A portion of the Bacteroidota bacterium genome contains these proteins:
- a CDS encoding fatty acid desaturase — MVNSEIVQTLISITAGYHRYYSHRTFKAKKPVEWGLLFFGTLAVQGSVLRWCFDHRLHHTYIDGERDPYGTPQGFWQSHLLWMFKHGEPFDDRFLGDLKNDKLLIFQHKHFGWLITLVNVLVVLFVGWMTGDYIGSFVFVFLLRLFLGHHCTWFINSLAHMWGSKPYSSEHSAVNNFILAFLTSGEGYHNYHHTFASDYRNGIRWYQYDPTKYLIWTLSKLGLASGLKRTDPLMIKKKLVQADRKMLTHHLSMIREVDVEAFSSVVDTLSAKLTASIANAKSTLEKYRSIDRKTNRSEWKELRAAYKQLKREISQDLKTWRRLCTLILELDPKLKSAHIH; from the coding sequence ATGGTGAATAGTGAAATAGTTCAAACGCTAATCAGTATTACCGCCGGCTACCACAGGTATTACTCACACCGTACCTTTAAGGCCAAGAAGCCTGTTGAGTGGGGTTTGTTGTTTTTTGGTACCCTGGCGGTACAGGGGAGTGTATTGCGCTGGTGTTTTGACCACCGCCTGCATCATACCTACATCGATGGCGAGCGCGACCCTTACGGTACGCCGCAGGGCTTTTGGCAATCACATCTCTTATGGATGTTCAAACACGGCGAGCCGTTTGATGACCGTTTCCTCGGCGATCTGAAAAACGACAAGCTATTAATTTTTCAGCACAAGCACTTTGGCTGGCTGATCACGCTCGTGAACGTCCTCGTTGTGCTCTTTGTGGGCTGGATGACAGGCGATTACATCGGATCTTTTGTCTTCGTATTCTTGCTTCGCCTCTTCCTCGGGCACCACTGCACGTGGTTCATCAACTCGCTGGCTCATATGTGGGGCTCCAAACCGTACTCTAGTGAGCATTCGGCTGTGAACAACTTTATCCTTGCGTTCCTTACAAGCGGCGAAGGGTATCACAATTACCATCATACGTTTGCCAGCGATTATCGCAATGGCATCCGCTGGTACCAGTACGATCCTACCAAATATCTCATCTGGACGCTCAGCAAGCTTGGCCTTGCATCTGGTTTGAAGCGTACGGACCCGCTGATGATCAAGAAAAAGCTTGTTCAGGCTGACCGTAAGATGCTCACGCATCACCTTTCTATGATTCGCGAGGTAGACGTAGAGGCGTTCAGCTCTGTTGTTGATACGCTCTCAGCCAAACTCACTGCTTCTATTGCCAATGCAAAAAGCACGCTCGAGAAATACCGTTCGATTGATCGTAAAACGAATCGCAGCGAGTGGAAAGAGCTTCGTGCGGCGTACAAGCAACTGAAGCGTGAGATCAGCCAGGATCTCAAAACCTGGCGTCGGCTCTGCACGCTCAT